The Manis javanica isolate MJ-LG chromosome 2, MJ_LKY, whole genome shotgun sequence genome contains a region encoding:
- the DIRAS2 gene encoding GTP-binding protein Di-Ras2 yields the protein MPEQSNDYRVAVFGAGGVGKSSLVLRFVKGTFRESYIPTVEDTYRQVISCDKSICTLQITDTTGSHQFPAMQRLSISKGHAFILVYSITSRQSLEELKPIYEQICEIKGDVESIPMMLVGNKCDESPSREVESGEAEALARRWRCAFMETSAKLNHNVKELFQELLNLEKRRTVSLQIDGKKSKQQKRKEKLKGKCTIM from the coding sequence ATGCCGGAACAGAGCAACGATTACCGGGTGGCCGTGTTTGGGGCAGGTGGTGTTGGCAAGAGCTCTCTGGTCTTGAGGTTTGTGAAGGGCACGTTCCGGGAGAGCTACATCCCCACTGTGGAGGACACCTACCGGCAGGTGATCAGCTGTGACAAGAGCATCTGCACACTGCAGATCACGGACACCACGGGAAGCCACCAGTTCCCGGCCATGCAGCGGCTGTCCATCTCCAAAGGGCACGCCTTCATCCTGGTCTACTCCATCACCAGCCGACAGTCCCTGGAGGAGCTCAAACCCATCTATGAGCAGATCTGCGAGATCAAAGGGGACGTGGAGAGCATCCCCATGATGCTGGTGGGGAACAAGTGTGACGAGAGCCCGAGCCGAGAGGTGGagagtggggaggcagaggcctTGGCCCGCAGGTGGAGGTGTGCCTTCATGGAGACCTCGGCCAAGCTCAACCATAATGTGAAGGAGCTCTTTCAGGAGCTGCTCAACTTGGAGAAACGCAGGACCGTGAGCCTGCAGATCGACGGGAAGAAGAGCAAGcagcagaaaaggaaagagaagctcaAGGGCAAATGCACCATCATGTGA